The genomic DNA GCTGTTGGGTGAAAATCTATTTATGTAAACTCTTACTGTGGCTTGAGGAAAATAAAGAGCCTTTTTAAATTGTATCCAGCTGCAGGGGGATAAACAGTGGAAGTTCTATTCATACCAGACAGAGGACAAGCTGCCATTACCATGTTTAGGCAACAGGACAAAAAACGCTACAAATTACAAGCCTTAGGTGCTTAGTGTTGTGTATACTGTACTGTCATTGGGTTTAAAGAGGATATTTTATGACATGCCTAAAAGGCTTCGGGTTGTTATCTTGAACTGATTGATAATTATCATACTGTTGAAAATGGACTGCTTCTGTGTATATAATATGTCATAGGCAGAAGGCAGCAAATGTCATGTAACTAAATGCCTTTAAATCGCATTCATCATTAAACAAATTACCTAGACGTTAAGACCAACGTTTTGATGAATAATGCCATTtgattttgacacacacacacacacacagacgttaGATTTTGTCATGTATTTCCTTACACAACCACATTCTGTTTTCCATGACCTGGCACAGTAAATGAATAAATCCAAAATATCCTATCCATAACTACAGACAAGAGTAATAGGCGATTTATCACTTTCTGCAGCATGAAATTAGTGCTCAAGCTTCATTTCAGCTAGTTTCAATGCAGCATAGGCATACTGTCAACTCGCAACGATAAGCCATCTGGAGCGTATCCGAGTCCATGAAAGGTGATTCCTTTAAACGTAAGTAAGCATATTCATTCTCAAAGAGCATTCAAAATGGTTGCAAACCTATTGAAATATTACAAAACCATTATCTCTTAAAAGGACATTTTTCaacaaataacatatatatatatatatatatatatatatatatatatatatatatatatatataaattgtacagTAGTATCTAGTATATAATAACCTAATTATTATATGTTTGTACAGTAGTAGATAAGGGAAGtttctgatataaaaaaaaaatcctacaaaaTTACAACAGTAAAGCGTTCTTGACCTTGTACCTTGATCAATGGTGCCAGAAGAAAAGCTGAGCACTGATTGACTCAGCTTTTCTTGACTGATTGAAGGGAAGTTCTTGACTGATTGAAGGGAAGGACCTTCGACATGCTATTAACTGGATTATTTTATCAATGCAGATATATTAATAAAGGGGATATTGAAGTGCAAAATGTATAATGAAATCCACCCGTTTCCTTTTAGTTAATGTAGGTCCTCTACTACAgtattacactttttttattctaatCATCTCAAATTTCCCTGCTGGGCAAAATAGAAACAATAATTAGCTTCATAAAAAACACGGCTGTTTTAATCATTTAAGACAGTTACTTTGAAAATGGAATGTAATTAAGTGCTCTGTTAAATAGGATGGACATTAACAAGGACATTCAAGGAACCTTACAGTCTGATCTACTAATTATCATGCAAGATATTCAAGTTTAAGGAAACACACTACATTTTTGTCTGGAAAAACAATGATCACAGTCTATTTGTACCTTTCAGTGCTATATTAAGCATACGTTCTCCTGTCTACCTAATAAAACCATTACATGATATTTCACATTTATTAATGGGATATTTATACCATATCAGGTAAAAGGAAATTGCTAACTCTCGTTAATCAATTAGATCCTCCTTTTTAAAAACCATACATATTAACATACACAAAAGTAATTGTCAGTACCCAAATTCAATAATGAGAAAATTATAACAATTCAtgataataaaagcaaaaaagagATTAATTGATTCAGTAATTATATGTGACTGGTATATCCACAGCAAAACCTGTGGATTGTGGTCTGTCATGTGAGTCATTTCATGTGTGGGTGACATGAATAATAATTTGCTATGTAAACATCACCATTCCCAAACATGTTACACAACACTTGTTAGATTATGGGTTAATATTGCAAAATGTCTTCTAAACTAACTACAGTGGGAGGGTGCCATGTCTCATTTCCATCTGGTGATCTCTGAGGTTTCGGAACAGGCAGTTCTGGCTTTAATCATATTTTGTTGTGCACTTTTAAGCGCTCCAATATCCAAGTTGTGAATCACCATGAGGTACCTGTAGTTACACACTCTCCAGTTAACATTGTGCTTTGTGAAACGTGCACTGGATCTCACAGTGATCTCAGCCTCTTTTGCTAATATTCCCACGTAGGCATCTTCCATTGGCACAGGAGGAACAtgttcagcagctttcattattCTAGTGGCGGCGTCTAAAGAGAGTACATAACCAATCCCACTGGCGTAAGGGGGATACTCATCCTCCCAGTAGTCCTCCCTGGATACATACCATTTACTCAGAGGGTCCCTGATAACATGCCTTTTGCCTTCAGCAAACAAAGACCCCACATAGAGCCCAGTTTTAACCACATTGTAATCTGCCAAGAAACGAGCCAACCTGTCAGTGTTTACAAAACAATCAtcgtctgtttttaaaatgtactggggCTCACAGTGCTCCACAGACCATCTCAATCCATGCATGACTTTAAGGGTTAAATTTCTGTAGGAGTCTGCGTAATTCCCAACTAGAATATCGCCAAATATTCTGTGCTCTTGCAAGATGTCTGAAGAAATGCCCATCTCCGATGGCTGGCCAATGAGGAATAAAGCCTGCCAAGAGGATGTCTCCTCGCCTAGCTTTTTCGCCCATGTGTTTCGTATTGCGTTCCTTTGCTCTATATGCCACGGAGCAGATGTTACAAGTATTAGCAAAATCAGTCCCTTCTGACAAAATGGAGGCTCGTGGTTAGTCTTAAGCAAGGACTTAAAATCCACTCCAGTTCTACGCTTGGCTGCCCTGTGCTTTGAATGCTCTGGAAAGAGGCTGCTTCTGTGGTTCCAGTGGTCCTCATTGTACTCATCGATGTAGTTTACAGAagcaaacagttttaaaatgaacagcaaGAAAGTCAAGGCGCTGGCATACACAAGTCCAGTTATACAGCGAGACGAAACCATTGGTTTCATTCCAAGAAGCAGGCAAAAGCATTTTAACTCTCGTCAAACTTCAGGAATGTGTCACATccaacattttttatataatcaATGGTACAGTATATGCTTATCttcaaatgaaaatgtaaaattttgttatgctgtttttctttaaaagttGCAAAGTCTGCAGTAGCAACATTTCTCCGTGCCATCCTGGAACACAGTTATGTTGAGTGCTGGAGGAAAGGAGTCTGGTGGGGTTGTCTGGTTCCCTGCTTAATCATACCGTATCAAGTGCTGAAATggtttctgtaatatataaaatataataatttagTAATAGGTCTTACAAATATCACTAGGACACAGACATTGTAAGCATGTGTTTAGTTATCAGTGATTTAGAAATTATACTGTTCTAcaagtaggtaaaaaaaaaaaaaaaaaaaaagcaaagca from Acipenser ruthenus chromosome 2, fAciRut3.2 maternal haplotype, whole genome shotgun sequence includes the following:
- the LOC131697948 gene encoding beta-1,3-galactosyltransferase 5-like → MKPMVSSRCITGLVYASALTFLLFILKLFASVNYIDEYNEDHWNHRSSLFPEHSKHRAAKRRTGVDFKSLLKTNHEPPFCQKGLILLILVTSAPWHIEQRNAIRNTWAKKLGEETSSWQALFLIGQPSEMGISSDILQEHRIFGDILVGNYADSYRNLTLKVMHGLRWSVEHCEPQYILKTDDDCFVNTDRLARFLADYNVVKTGLYVGSLFAEGKRHVIRDPLSKWYVSREDYWEDEYPPYASGIGYVLSLDAATRIMKAAEHVPPVPMEDAYVGILAKEAEITVRSSARFTKHNVNWRVCNYRYLMVIHNLDIGALKSAQQNMIKARTACSETSEITRWK